The Chamaesiphon minutus PCC 6605 DNA window GAATCTTTGTGCCTGCCGGATCTGGTCGAGTTGCCTTTCTAGACGTGCGCGATCTGGCCGAAGTTGCGGCCAATGCCCTCGTCGATCCAGCAACTTATCGGGGGAAGACTTACACTTTGACTGGCATAGCAGCTTATTCTTTTGTAGAAGTTGCCAGCATTTTATCCCAAGAACTCGATCGTCGTACCATTCGATACCAGCCAGCCAGCATCCTCGCTTATTGTTTGCATCTTTTCAGGCGGGGGATGCCGCCAGCTCAAATCCTCATTCAGACGATTCTACATGTGGGACTTCGATTCGGGCAAGCACAGGCCGTAACTACATCCCTGCCCGATTTGTTAGGGCACCAACCACGTACTCTTTATGACTATATTCGAGATAATGTAGCTCTGTGGCTCTGAAACAAGTTTCTAGACATCAATCGATCGAAGAAAGCGAAATGGTATCGAGCTTTCTTTACATCGGAATTTATCTAAGCTTAGTATAGAAATGAAGTAATTTTATTTACGAGCGTGTATGTCAAGTACTGCGAATCTGTTGCAGAATTTACCCAGCTTGGCATCGATCGTCGATCGACAGCCATTGACGGTAGATCCGGACATGCTGCTGGGAGAAGTTATTTCGTTGATGAGTCGGGCTAAAGGACGTAACTGCCTATTGCCAGACTCTGACGTTGCCAGAGCATCAGCAACCTCATTAGCGCAGAACATCGTCCCACATCATAGCGCGGTCTTAGTTTTAGCCAACGATCGATTAGTTGGCATTTTTACCGAACGGGATTTAGTTCAGCTTACAGCTAGTCAACGCAGTCTCCAGGGCGTCAAAGTAGGGGAAGTGATGTCTACCGAGCTGCAAACCCTAGTGCTCTCAGATCGCCATACAGTGATGAGTGCGTTAACGATCTTTCAACAGCATCAGGTCCGCCATTTACCGATTCTCAACGATCGCCAGCAGCTCATCGGCATCGTCACGCCAGAGCATATCCGCCAAATTTTGCAGCCAATCAATCTGTTAAAATTTCGCTCGGTAGCTGAAGGGATGACGAGTGAGGTAATTCAAGCTCCGCCCACGACAACAATCTTACAGATCGCCCAGATGATGACCGCGCGGAACATCAGTTCGATCGTCATTATGGACGATTTACAACCGTTGCAACCAGTCGGAATTATTACCGAACAAGATATCGTCCAGTTTCAAACCCTCGAACTCGATCTAGAGCGATTGTTAGTCGGTGCGGTGATGAGTAGTCCGTTGTTTTGCTTGCAGCCAACCGATTCATTATGGTCTGCCCAGCAAATTATGGCATCCAAGCAGATTCGGCGATTGGTAATTACTAACGAGCGCGGCGAGCTAGCCGGAATTCTTACTCAGTCGAACCTGCTGCAATTACTCGATCCGCTGGAAATGCTGTACATGCTAGAGCAATTGCAACAGCAAACGATCGAGCGAGCGGCAGAATTAGAGCAGAGCAATCGCGAGTTGCGATTGGAAGTAATCAGACGACAACAAATTGAAGATGAGCTAGAATTGCGGGTGCAAGCGCGCACCGCCGAACTAAATTTGCGAACGCAGCAACTCCAAGCTGAGATTGCCAAGCATGAGTTTCAGAAATACGCACTCGATCGATCGGCGATCGTGGCGATGACCGATCGACATGGCATCATTACCGATGTCAACGACCAGTTTTGCCAGATTTCGCAGTATACCAGAGCGGAGCTATTGGGACAAACTCACCAGATTATCACCAGCAATTCCAAATTCAGATTTTGACAACTTGGTAGGGTGAGCAGGAGAATAGAGAGACTTCAAAAAGAGAAGCAGAATGGAGCCAATGAAGCTGAGTTTTGGGGTATTGATAGTCTATCTGAACCGAGCAATTCTTCAGATGAAAGATCCGCGCCTTGCCAGCAATGGCACTAAATACACCATCAGAGATGCTGTGTTGGGAGCATTTTCGATGTTTTTCATGCAAAGCGAATCCTTTTTAGAACATCAGCGGCACATGAATAGCAATCAGGGCAAAAGCAATGCTCAGACACTGTTTGGCATGATTAAAATCCCAACAGTGCCGCAAATTCGGAATATCCTGGATGAAATTTCAGCCACAGCACTATTTGGAGTATTCAATCACGTCTATCAGTCTTTAAGACGAGAAGGTCACTTGAAACCGTTTGAATATCTCGGTGGATTACTAGTTGCGCTGGATGGAACTCAGTATTTTGACTCGCACAAACTCAACTGTAAATGCTGTTCGAGCCGTACCCACAAAAATGGCACAGTAACTTACTTCCACAGTGCCATTTTGCCTGTAATAGTTGCGCCTGGGCAATCTCAAGTAATTTCCTTAGCTCCGAATTCATCACACCTCAAGATGGTCACCAGAAGCAG harbors:
- a CDS encoding CBS domain-containing protein; its protein translation is MSSTANLLQNLPSLASIVDRQPLTVDPDMLLGEVISLMSRAKGRNCLLPDSDVARASATSLAQNIVPHHSAVLVLANDRLVGIFTERDLVQLTASQRSLQGVKVGEVMSTELQTLVLSDRHTVMSALTIFQQHQVRHLPILNDRQQLIGIVTPEHIRQILQPINLLKFRSVAEGMTSEVIQAPPTTTILQIAQMMTARNISSIVIMDDLQPLQPVGIITEQDIVQFQTLELDLERLLVGAVMSSPLFCLQPTDSLWSAQQIMASKQIRRLVITNERGELAGILTQSNLLQLLDPLEMLYMLEQLQQQTIERAAELEQSNRELRLEVIRRQQIEDELELRVQARTAELNLRTQQLQAEIAKHEFQKYALDRSAIVAMTDRHGIITDVNDQFCQISQYTRAELLGQTHQIITSNSKFRF